CGCACGGGTCGAAACTCCTCCAAGAGCAAAGTCTCCTCCGTTCTGGGTCTGTTTAAAACCACGGATGGGAAACACCGAGATTCGAATTCCTCCCGGACGATCCTACCGAGCGGGTCGAAGAGGAGCCCGGGAAAGTCCGCGAAACCAAGAGAAACGAACACCGGCGACGAGGATGTTACCACTGTCGCTACTGGTGATGGCAACGGCAACGGCAAcggcaacagcaacagcaacagcaacaataaCAGCAGAATACCGACCAAGCTCGGCAACGTGAACAGACCGGACAAAGCTACCTCCGCCGGCGAATCGCTCAAGAGGTCTCCGGTAAAAGACGGATCGATCGACGTACAGGATAAAGCGACGTTCCTCGCGAAGGATAAGTGGAAGGAGAAGACGATCCAAACGACGGTTCGGGACGTCGACGAGCACGCGGAGAAGGAATCCGTCGATAAAAGATCGTCGCCGGGTAAAACAAACAAATCCAGTCCCCGAACAGCGTTGGAGAACGGCAAGCTCCGGGACGAGAAAGCGGAGAGAAAACCGAAGAAGCCGATCAAGAAGACGAGTACAATGTCCGAACCTTCGGAGTGCAACGACTCCGTTACACCAACGGCGGACGCTGGCAGCAAAAAGAAGAGGATCGTGCGCGCGGTTAAGAGAATCGCGAAAAAGTCGAACGACGTCGACGCCGAGGTTGTCACTAAAACGACGGAGGAGAAGGGAGCGAAAAAGAAACCGACGAAAGCGAGCGAGCAGTCGAAAACTAAAGAGAACGGAGTAGAAACGCGAACGGTTGTAAAACGTTCGGGAGCGGCGGTTCCCGATCGAGCGAAGACGCAGCAGGAAGAAGGGGACGATTCGAGAAACGAGCATCGAGGGAACAGGAGCAACCTGAAGCTCGATCTGTCCAAGATACCCCAACACTCGTTCagaaacaacaacaacaacaacgccgCCGCTAACAAGAAGGACTCGCCGAGTTCCGATTCTCCAAAGTCggaccgatcgatcgatcgggtgTCAAAGGTGACGCATCGCGGCAGCATCACCGGGAACAAGATAATTATCGAGAAGCCGTTAAGCGCAAAGGACGTAGCCGAACTGAAGAGAGAGGTGACCGAATGCGTCAGGATGATCGAGAACCACGCGGACCGAGCGGAGAAAACCGGCCAACTACCAGCGTTGCTACCCGACCGAGCTTCGTTCGTTCCGAAAGAATCCCCGATAGACGAGCCGGAAAGTTTCGATTCGTGGTCGATCAGCTCGGCCGAGTACGGTGGTGGTCACGGTGGTCAGTCCCGAGGGCCCGACTCCTCCCATTCGCCCACATCCCCGTCCCATTCCCTCTACTCGAGGAGCAATACCGAGGGCAATTCCGAGTCGGTGATCGATCGTATACGCAGACGTAGCTTCTACTCGCGATTCAACGACAGACGAAGACCGTCGCTTACCGCACCCCCGCCGGGTCTCAATTTACCGAGCAGCGCGACGCTACCGCGCAAGTTCTCCTTCACCGGCCACAGCCATCAATCGTCGCGAGAGCATCGCGATCGCGGCCACGGTTTAACCAGAACCGGTTACAATCGATCCGTCGACCGACTCCGGTACTCCGACGAGCTCGCGAGCTCTCCTCCTCTCTCCGGCTCGTACGATCCCATCCGAAGACATCTCAGATCGCCGACCTTCGATCTGTCCGCGTCGAGGCCGAGGTATCACAGCGCCGACTTTGCCACTGCCGACTCGCCCCCGGAACTCGCACCAACCCTCTACAGAACCCCTGTCACCGGTCTATCCTCTTTACCGAGAACCTACGGTACCACCCTCCTCCTATCCGAACCAAAGACCGTCGAATATTACCAAGAGCTCTTAGCACCGAGCACCCCGGATCATTTCTCCCCGCGCAGATCAACCACCACCATCTCTACCTCCGAGTATCACAATGGAACCTTCGAATCGCCAACCTCGAACGCGAATGCTGCCAGACGGAAAACTTACGCGACGGAGAACGCGACCACCTCTCTCTCATCGCCCGGCGAACAGTCGACCGAACAGGCCAGGTAATTTCTACCTCTACcttctcttttctcttctctACACGATACCCTACCAATTATCCTAAATCTGGCtacctctgtttttttttttctttttctttttctttttctccatcTTTAGGGACAACGGTGATCGCGCGATCGAGATCAAACGCTTCGCCTCGACGTCTCTGGATCGTAGCTAAGATTTCTTTTCCTCCCCTCCGTGACTACGTCTACCGACTCTCTCCGTAATAAAACCGTACCATCTTCTTCTAGTCCGCATCGTGTGCAAACGATCGTGTGCGTTTTCTTCTTGGAAGACTGCCGCGTGTTTCTCGTCGCAACGATTCTCGTACCTACGTGTGCCGTTCGTAACTCTGTTCGTACTCGAAGAATACTTTGGTATCGAACCTTTTTTTTCACACGattgtaataattattttttccactatcattattattattattattattattattattattattattattattattattattgctattatTAGTATCACTCTACGTTATTCAAAAATAACGTCAACGTTGTTACTCCCTACTATTATTACCATTATTAttgttatcattattattattatcattattattattattattattattatcatcttcATCGTCGTTGTCGTTCTCATCATCATTGTCATTGCCACCTAtctatcatcatcatcatcgtcgtcgtcgtagtcgtcgtcatcatcatcatcatcatcatcatcatcatcatcatcatcatcatcgtcattatcattattattattattataattattattactatgtAAAAGTGTGCCTTGTGTAGGATGTAACGATAcaaattgtttcttttttttttttttttttttttttttgcaagagGTATAGTTTACGTTGTAATGAACAACGTAGAGAAGGGCAACGAACTTAACGCTGTCGCATCGCTGACACGATACTTGTAATCCATGCGCGCATTTGTATCAGCGAGACAGTGGCGTTAGGTCACTCTCCTCTATCGTATGTACATTTCTGCTACCCGCGTAGCACATGTTAGCGTATGAACATTTTAAACTGCCATGTGTATCCATTTTTCCTCCGTTGCCCTATCCGTTTCGTTTTTTTCTTCGAAACGCGTAAACATTATTAGAATGATTTTTGCTGCAGCAGTATTTGTAGAGATATAAGTAAAGAAGCATCGATAAGTATAATGAAGAAAATATTATACGTTGTACGTATAGCCTCGAGGcattgcttcgaagaaacgacTGCTGCTAGAGTTCTATACCTTGTTATTACAATATTAATCCTCCACGCAGTGCTTTCCTCTTTGATTGTTTTCCCTGGAAATCGGTGTTCAGGTATCGTTCAGGTAAATTGTTCAGGTATTCGCTGGAAATTTCTAACTGATGATTAGCCACGGTCTTCCGCTTGTTGTGTATGCGTTTTCTACTGATATTTTAAAATAAATCACGCGCTACTCGAACGAGCATCGTTCGTCCGCCCATTGTCAAAGATCGATGTTCGTTTATTTCCTTCCGTCCTCTTGGCTCCCACCGTTTTCATCTTCGTTAATTCTACCGAATCTCGAATAATATTTCAGTGAACCGTGATTTCTTTCACGCGGCATAATACTACGTATGAATCCTATAAAGTTGCGATTTTATACGGAAAGGTATGAAAAAGAGAACAAGTTCTTTCGGTTGTACGACAAATTTTCACCTGTCACGCGTACGAAAGCTCTTATCGCCGGTAAGTTTTACGCGCGACACGATGCGATTCCGGTATCCGATATTCGAGAAGGGAAACAGCCGGCTTTGCTAGCAAAAGATATTTATACGTTAAAACCAGCAACGGTCAACTTGGAGTACGATATACGtgatacacacacacatatatatatatatatatatatactgaaTAGAATCATAAAAAGTTTCACGGTCTTTCCAACGCTGTAGGTACGGCTGGTTCACGGTACCTCTGATACCTCGTACGAACGATCCGAGGTTACGTTTTCCCAAAAAGGAATCAGATTTTATCGGAAACGAGTTAAAAATACGTCACGTTCAAAGAGGTTTACCCAGTGAGAAATTTAGCGGGATACCGTTCCGAAGTTAAAGCCGCACCGTTCTATCGGTCGCGATAGATTCTCGAGAAAATTCGATATCAATGTTTTGCTACGGCTGTATCGTGGCAACAAACGCCAACGAACCATCGATACCCGGGAATGTGGCGCTGCCGCACCTTTTCCTTTTCCAGAGAGAAACGACAGGACAGAAGTAAACTAGAATCGAATCGAAATGAAACGAAATGAAACGAAACGAACGCGTGACGATCATGACGGGAAAGGGATTCTGCGTAAAGATACGACTGGAACTACACGCCGTACGTATAACCAATTTTTCCGTCGTCTAGTGTTTTGAATTTCACGGATACGCGAAATCTTTTCAGGTGACGTGTCCCGGTGTGTGGCTGTGTCCTAACGGGAAAGTAGCGTTACGAATAACCAGTCTCGGTTCTACCATTGAATCTCACAGAGTATCACCAATTTTTCCGCTATTATTTCACAACGAGTTTAACTTTAAGAAAACTTTTACACGACTGGCTGCTTTAACAGAGTTACAGCGGTGTTTGGAACAAGAATCTCTCTACGCGGAATTGATACAATGGCTCGATCCGTGTAACCAGGCCATCCTTTTGGCCAGCTTCGAGACCAGTTTAGCGGATCTCCTCTACCCGGTAACATATTGTAAACGTCTGCTAGCCGGCGTCGACGTCGATCTACTCATGGACCCGAGCAAATATTTTCCCGTTTgtactttctttctttctttctttctttctcttcgcATGCTCGCTGTGTTGCGTTCCGTGTATGCTTGAGAATATGTTTAACGTCTCTACAGGGTATTATCGCGCCAAAAATCGAAGTCTCGACAAAAACGATGATAGAAGAGGTAAAGACTAGCTATCATCCGACCATCGACGGCACCTATGTGATCAATCCGAAACTAATCGATTCCAAGGTAGTCCCTCCGGTTGATCTATtaaatcgattcgattcgaattCGTGGAATCTTTTTCAGCGAAAATCTCCCGCTAATAGGAAACGACCCGTCAAAGGTATTATCAGGCAACAAAGAGTTTGCCACGATCGAAGCAAAGCTAAAGGTCAAGTTCAAGCTTGCGCACCGTAAGTACCGGATTCGCACACGAGGGGACACAcgctaaataataaaaataattggtAAATATATTCTCGTAGTGCAGCAGGATATCGATGCGAGTCGTGTAACGTGCGATACACGGGTCAGGACAACTCGTCCCGACCACGTCGCGTTCCATTTCTCTGCGGTAATCTCCACATCTTCGACAATTGTCCCGTCTGTTTAAGATACAAGTGCTATTTCTCTGGCCAGTGTAACAATATCTCATGCAACGTATCGAGTGGAAGGGAAAATCGAACAAACGCACACGACTATGACGAACGTCGCTGGTATGGTTGCGGCGATCCGTAAGTTTATCGCGCGCTAACTCTACTATACCTGTCTCTCACGATTTATTtgtttatttctatttttcagaACGGCTTTTTGCGATCAACGGTACAAAAAATGTGGTGAATTTTTTCCAAGCTAAATGGAAACGACCAACACGATAGATATATAGAATAATATGTATGCTTAACATTTTATTTTCACCTGTTTTCCTAACGAATACATCGGAGTTCCTTGAATCCTCGGACCGGAAAGATGCACGGATTTTGTCAACAATGCCGGAGACCTCAAATATATACCACGAGCCTGTGGCGTCCATGCTCTTAACAAAGCGTTGTCGTTTTTCTGTGCCGTAATCGCAACCCACCCTGTCGAGCAGACGTCTCGATTATCAATGAATAATAATCCGTTAACTTTTAATTAATTACCTGCACTTGAAAGCACTACGTCAGCGGCGGATACAGCTCTTAGACCAGTTACTTTCATCTCTTTTGATTCCAATCTTGGCCATACTTTCAATCGTTCTGGATCGTTTTTGGGCACGACGAAAGCTTCGGTTTCCAACAATCGATCGTATACCTCGTCCGCATCGGCGGTATAACACATCGTCACGGGTAGCTGGTTACTCGTGAATAGGGTGCATCTGTTCGATAGTGattaaaagagagagaaaatctCGAGTTCGCTCGATTGAGATTCGCGACTGTTCTACGTTATACGAATAAACTACCGAATAAAATATTCTCCCTCCAGATAATCTAATCTTCCCATACCAGCCACGAACATGGTTTCGCTCGGTCTCATTATGAACGTCCTAGGTGAGATAATTTGTTGCGGTAGCGTCAGCAACAGTTCATCTGTCGTTAATAGATCTAGTATTTGATCTCTCTGAATAGTACCAGGAGTATCGTAACACCAACGACTATGTTCGTATTCCGGGCTAGATTCGTCTAAAACAGGCTTTCTCAACATGAACTTGTGCGATTTTTCAGAGAAAGGATCGCTCTCTTCATCTTTCAGCGAATTCCCACTATACGTTCTACCAACGTGATCTAGGTGAGgaaagaatagaaaataatataactGTGGGAAACTATGCGTAGAACGAAAAAGTTATGCATCGACTTCACCTTCGAGCGTCGCAAATTTCATGTTCCCCGTTCTGCTAAACTGATAATCCCTATATTTTAATAGTTCCCTTCGATAGAATTGCTCTTTCCTAAGTCTTTGTATTCTTAATCTAATTTTCTTTTCAGTAGGGTTCAAGAttggaaattttaataaattcaaCGTTGTGCCTGGCCAACCAGATACTGTCGCGCGTTGTACAAGATCAATGGCTTGTACTTTGCAATAATCCGAGTTTAATAAAACATTGAACAAAGAAGACTTTCCAACGTTTGTACAGCCGATTAAATAAACATCGCCTAAAATGTTTACCATTAGAAAGCGTGTAGAGTATGAAAAATTGGTGAAAAACGACAATAACCTTTGTGCCGCCACTTATACTGCAACTTGTTTATAAGTTCCTCTATACCGTAACCAGTTTTTGCAGATACGAGTTGTACGTGGgtaatattttctcttttcaCGTTTGTTACATCCACTACCGTATCTACCAACAGCTGTTTAATGTGGTCAAAAAAATCGGGGCTGTCCCTTGGTAGCAAGTCGATTTTGTTTCCCACGAGAAAAATAGGAGTAAAAGGATGCATAATACCTCTCAGACCAGGCCAAATGCTACAAGGGAAATCGGTCAAGTCGACTATTAAAATGATAGCACATTTTTTACGTTTAATTACGCTTAACAAATTTGGATAATCGTCTATCGACACTTTCACTTCTAAAGCGGCATTGTAAAATTTTAAGAAATGACATCTCTGACATATCATCGATTTCAGATCTTCGTTGCTTTTATGTAGAAATAATTCCGATGGCAAATATCCAGGAATAGCTGGATCTTTACAATGCATTAAAGCACCGCATCCGCCGCACGGAATACAGCTTACTTCTGAATTAACATCCGGTGTAccataatatttataccaatcgaCGTCGATTAAAGTATCGT
The sequence above is a segment of the Xylocopa sonorina isolate GNS202 chromosome 7, iyXylSono1_principal, whole genome shotgun sequence genome. Coding sequences within it:
- the LOC143425420 gene encoding uncharacterized protein LOC143425420; this encodes MKRNERVTIMTGKGFCVKIRLELHAVTCPGVWLCPNGKVALRITSLGSTIESHRVSPIFPLLFHNEFNFKKTFTRLAALTELQRCLEQESLYAELIQWLDPCNQAILLASFETSLADLLYPVTYCKRLLAGVDVDLLMDPSKYFPGIIAPKIEVSTKTMIEEVKTSYHPTIDGTYVINPKLIDSKRKSPANRKRPVKGIIRQQRVCHDRSKAKAGYRCESCNVRYTGQDNSSRPRRVPFLCGNLHIFDNCPVCLRYKCYFSGQCNNISCNVSSGRENRTNAHDYDERRWYGCGDPTAFCDQRYKKCGEFFPS
- the LOC143425421 gene encoding nitric oxide-associated protein 1, which codes for MQISSIRFWLFQLRTSGLCRNPRLRQFRENILCRSIQFEADPKVLALRDKLLYCDYLDLKNVIAKQQEYKNRLKENFQSVKKVDYEKVAEQSVFSVALGNQTKQRGETDCARTGVEEDDHDTNGDAEERKPLHMPYAMVDSYQVIDDSGQESTKDLNTDLLNTKYKDLYEKYLEMRKNRLSGESSIDAEQFENYMSNGNAPLGELWKIPYDWMCDYEQFDDTLIDVDWYKYYGTPDVNSEVSCIPCGGCGALMHCKDPAIPGYLPSELFLHKSNEDLKSMICQRCHFLKFYNAALEVKVSIDDYPNLLSVIKRKKCAIILIVDLTDFPCSIWPGLRGIMHPFTPIFLVGNKIDLLPRDSPDFFDHIKQLLVDTVVDVTNVKRENITHVQLVSAKTGYGIEELINKLQYKWRHKGDVYLIGCTNVGKSSLFNVLLNSDYCKVQAIDLVQRATVSGWPGTTLNLLKFPILNPTEKKIRLRIQRLRKEQFYRRELLKYRDYQFSRTGNMKFATLEDHVGRTYSGNSLKDEESDPFSEKSHKFMLRKPVLDESSPEYEHSRWCYDTPGTIQRDQILDLLTTDELLLTLPQQIISPRTFIMRPSETMFVAGMGRLDYLEGEYFIRCTLFTSNQLPVTMCYTADADEVYDRLLETEAFVVPKNDPERLKVWPRLESKEMKVTGLRAVSAADVVLSSAGWVAITAQKNDNALLRAWTPQARGIYLRSPALLTKSVHLSGPRIQGTPMYSLGKQVKIKC